The Toxorhynchites rutilus septentrionalis strain SRP chromosome 3, ASM2978413v1, whole genome shotgun sequence genome includes a region encoding these proteins:
- the LOC129778204 gene encoding exocyst complex component 8, with protein MPESVLAVFEKDNFNAEKYVKELVQDCVGGPELQQTKAKIQNHSDTVSSTLKKHVYENYMQFIETAKEISHLESEMYQLSHILIEQRNLLSTLRDESLLDDQKYIIEDEGTYPNVNEEQQNKKAIQLIKESLIGYKGNLDDKVFIHEGGLIELDSNDYRPICRIHLFLFNEILVLAKVKHAKKLEFLSEYDTKKIAVINIKDLDGINKNAINVITSDGARIFQCVNSASKLEWIDKFEVAVKFNQLKHKKGPAPKPPTTLKFNHQRSVDSDLLSPTASEMAAVVENLAPDWLASAPEEIQAEIAQRHFEDCLTLVQKCEEYLVKDSSFHGAAEVSEKIQALKNSLSSVLMQELSGLQSRSLQAALRSSRRPLKLLVEMGKAREACGILLRVCSSAIRSSQRQARRNNLAVSELFFCDVAQVASEFLRAFSSKASCTSALIVWCNMELQHFTSQLIKHYLTKDTQLEMVAKVVEGVRQPCSKLTVIGLDLSYHMEGLLRNTLEQLLEEAKFRLVDSIGRTEDVWQPYNLQTKTNLRAIVKELDSLGVDMKPLVTGDTWINLTQATVNFCRHFLATTESCAYLAIYDSLKLDTEMLLKELFVAQHTLKPPPTMVVDLNFVSKNKNYMGEVLLPIAIARFEKICNKKPELLIELQVQLRGPPKPKPRSVYKTDVI; from the exons ATGCCCGAATCAGTCTTAGCAGTTTTTGAGAAGGACAATTTCAACGCTGAAAAAT ATGTCAAAGAACTCGTCCAAGATTGTGTCGGTGGACCGGAACTGCAGCAAACCAAGGCGAAAATCCAAAACCATAGCGACACAGTCTCATCCACgctcaaaaaacatgtttacgAGAATTACATGCAGTTCATCGAGACGGCAAAGGAAATTTCCC ATTTAGAATCCGAAATGTATCAATTATCGCACATACTCATTGAACAGCGAAATTTGTTGTCCACGCTGCGGGATGAATCACTTCTGGACGATCAGAAATATATTATTGAGGACGAAGGCACATATCCCAACGTAAACGAAGAGCAGCAGAACAAGAAGGCTATCCAACTTATCAAGGAATCGCTGATTGGCTATAAG GGCAACTTGGATGATAAAGTGTTCATTCACGAAGGCGGATTGATTGAGCTCGATTCGAACGATTACCGGCCGATCTGTCGAATTCATCTGTTTCTGTTCAACGAAATACTTGTTCTGGCCAAAGTGAAACATGCCAA GAAACTTGAATTCCTCTCCGAGTACGACACCAAAAAGATTGCCGTAATCAATATCAAGGATCTGGACGGGATCAACAAGAACGCGATTAACGTTATAACGAGTGATGGCGCTCGGATTTTCCAGTGTGTAAATTCTGCCTCCAAGCTGGAGTGGATAGATAAATTTGAGGTGGCAGTAAAGTTCAATCAGTTGAAACACAAGAAGGGCCCCGCTCCGAAGCCGCCAACAACGTTGAAATTCAATCACCAAAGATCGGTCGATAGCGACCTGTTGAGTCCGACTGCGTCGGAGATGGCCGCTGTCGTGGAGAACTTGGCCCCCGATTGGTTGGCTTCTGCCCCGGAAGAGATTCAGGCGGAGATTGCTCAACGCCATTTCGAGGATTGTCTTACGCTGGTGCAAAaatgcgaggagtatcttgtgaAAGATAGTTCCTTCCATGGGGCGGCCGAAGTGAGCGAAAAGATCCAAGCGTTGAAAAACTCTCTGTCCTCGGTGCTCATGCAGGAGTTATCTGGTTTGCAGAGTAGAAGTTTACAGGCCGCTCTGAGATCAAGTCGGCGCCCTCTGAAGCTGCTGGTCGAGATGGGAAAGGCTCGGGAAGCTTGTGGGATTCTGCTGAGGGTATGCAGCAGTGCAATCAGGAGTTCACAGCGCCAAGCCAGGAGAAACAATTTGGCCGTTTCGGAGCTGTTCTTCTGTGATGTAGCGCAAGTAGCGAGTGAATTTTTGCGTGCTTTCAGTAGCAAAGCTTCGTGCACGAGTG CTTTAATCGTGTGGTGTAACATGGAATTGCAACATTTCACTTCTCAATTGATCAAACATTACCTAACCAAGGACACCCAACTGGAAATGGTGGCCAAAGTGGTGGAAGGCGTGCGACAGCCTTGCTCCAAACTAACTGTGATTGGTTTGGATTTGTCCTATCACATGGAAGGCTTGCTGAGGAACACTTTGGAGCAGTTGCTCGAGGAAGCCAAATTTCGGTTGGTTGATTCGATTGGACGCACAGAGGATGTGTGGCAGCCTTACAATTTGCAAACCAAAACCAATCTGCGAGCTATTGTCAAGGAGCTCGACTCGCTTGGAGTGGATATGAAACCACTGGTAACCGGAGATACCTGGATCAATCTGACCCAAGCCACGGTCAACTTTTGTCGGCACTTTCTTGCCACAACTGAAAGCTGCGCTTATCTAGCGATATACGACTCGTTGAAACTGGACACGGAAATGCTGTTGAAAGAACTGTTTGTTGCCCAACATACGCTTAAACCGCCTCCTACTATGGTTGTTGAC cttaattttgtatcgaagaaCAAAAACTATATGGGTGAGGTACTGCTTCCCATCGCAATCGCCCGCTTCGAAAAGATTTGTAACAAAAAACCAGAGCTCCTGATAGAGCTCCAGGTGCAGCTGAGAGGTCCACCGAAGCCGAAACCCCGCAGTGTTTACAAGACCGATGTTATATag